The Vigna unguiculata cultivar IT97K-499-35 chromosome 6, ASM411807v1, whole genome shotgun sequence genome contains a region encoding:
- the LOC114187230 gene encoding peptidyl-prolyl cis-trans isomerase CYP95-like isoform X4, which yields MRKKKKPLVFMDVSIDGDPVERMVFKLLSNVAPMTAENFRALCTGEKGTSPNTGKPLDYKGSFFHQVIKGSIVQGGDFVNRNGTGGESIYGYKFPGENAKSQSRAYSVMNVVL from the exons atgagaaagaagaagaagcccCTGGTGTTTATGGATGTGTCCATTGATGGAGATCCTGTTGAAAGGATGGTTTTCAAG CTTTTATCCAATGTTGCTCCCATGACTGCAGAAAACTTTCGTGCATTATGTACAG GAGAAAAAGGTACGAGTCCAAATACTGGAAAACCACTTGACTACAAGGGTTCTTTCTTCCATCAGGTTATAAAAGGTTCTATTGTGCAG GGAGGAGACTTTGTCAATCGAAATG GGACTGGTGGAGAAAGCATATATGGTTACAAGTTCCCGGGTGAGAATGCTAAGTCACAATCAAGAGCATATTCTGTCATGAATGTTGTACTATAG
- the LOC114187230 gene encoding peptidyl-prolyl cis-trans isomerase cyp5-like isoform X6, which yields MKVISPRKMRKKKKPLVFMDVSIDGDPVERMVFKLLSNVAPMTAENFRALCTGEKGRRLCQSKWDWWRKHIWLQVPG from the exons ATGAAGGTTATCAG CCCAAGGAAgatgagaaagaagaagaagcccCTGGTGTTTATGGATGTGTCCATTGATGGAGATCCTGTTGAAAGGATGGTTTTCAAG CTTTTATCCAATGTTGCTCCCATGACTGCAGAAAACTTTCGTGCATTATGTACAG GAGAAAAAG GGAGGAGACTTTGTCAATCGAAATG GGACTGGTGGAGAAAGCATATATGGTTACAAGTTCCCGGGTGA
- the LOC114187230 gene encoding peptidyl-prolyl cis-trans isomerase CYP95-like isoform X5, producing MKVISPRKMRKKKKPLVFMDVSIDGDPVERMVFKLLSNVAPMTAENFRALCTGEKGTSPNTGKPLDYKGSFFHQGGDFVNRNGTGGESIYGYKFPGENAKSQSRAYSVMNVVL from the exons ATGAAGGTTATCAG CCCAAGGAAgatgagaaagaagaagaagcccCTGGTGTTTATGGATGTGTCCATTGATGGAGATCCTGTTGAAAGGATGGTTTTCAAG CTTTTATCCAATGTTGCTCCCATGACTGCAGAAAACTTTCGTGCATTATGTACAG GAGAAAAAGGTACGAGTCCAAATACTGGAAAACCACTTGACTACAAGGGTTCTTTCTTCCATCAG GGAGGAGACTTTGTCAATCGAAATG GGACTGGTGGAGAAAGCATATATGGTTACAAGTTCCCGGGTGAGAATGCTAAGTCACAATCAAGAGCATATTCTGTCATGAATGTTGTACTATAG
- the LOC114187230 gene encoding peptidyl-prolyl cis-trans isomerase CYP95-like isoform X2, protein MKVISPRKMRKKKKPLVFMDVSIDGDPVERMVFKLLSNVAPMTAENFRALCTGEKGTSPNTGKPLDYKGSFFHQVIKGSIVQGGDFVNRNGTGGESIYGYKFPGENAKSQSRAYSVMNVVL, encoded by the exons ATGAAGGTTATCAG CCCAAGGAAgatgagaaagaagaagaagcccCTGGTGTTTATGGATGTGTCCATTGATGGAGATCCTGTTGAAAGGATGGTTTTCAAG CTTTTATCCAATGTTGCTCCCATGACTGCAGAAAACTTTCGTGCATTATGTACAG GAGAAAAAGGTACGAGTCCAAATACTGGAAAACCACTTGACTACAAGGGTTCTTTCTTCCATCAGGTTATAAAAGGTTCTATTGTGCAG GGAGGAGACTTTGTCAATCGAAATG GGACTGGTGGAGAAAGCATATATGGTTACAAGTTCCCGGGTGAGAATGCTAAGTCACAATCAAGAGCATATTCTGTCATGAATGTTGTACTATAG
- the LOC114187230 gene encoding uncharacterized protein LOC114187230 isoform X1: MKRYYSSEFGSFSDSDTKSSQSKELLQMVSAILEAQREGSSEANSEVTLTKGKKKKSSKERRKRRKYYSSESGRSSDPDTQSSETEINKSKMDNDGFSEEINKSEMETDGFSADHHGSLEKGKHLKYAEEERERIEIFSGSSSDYYMKVSAESDMSSSSVI, encoded by the exons atgaaaagataCTACTCATCTGAATTTGGGAGCTTTTCAGATTCTGACACGAAATCTTCACAATCCAAG GAACTTCTGCAAATGGTTTCAGCAATATTAGAAGCGCAACGGGAAGGATCATCTGAAGCTAATAGTGAAGTAACACTGAcgaaaggaaaaaagaagaaatcttcaaaagagagaaggaaaaggagaaaataCTACTCATCTGAATCAGGAAGATCGTCGGATCCTGACACACAATCATCAGAAACTGagataaataaatcaaaaatggATAATGATGGATTTTCTGAGGAGATAAATAAATCAGAAATGGAAACAGATGGATTTTCTGCGGACCATCATGGATCATTGGAGAAGggaaaacatttaaaatatgcaGAAGAGGAACGAGAAAGGATAGAAATCTTCTCAGGAAGCTCTTCAGATTATTACATGAAAGTTTCAGCTGAGTCAGATATGTCCTCATCATCTGTCATATAA
- the LOC114187230 gene encoding peptidyl-prolyl cis-trans isomerase CYP95-like isoform X3, translated as MKVISPRKMRKKKKPLVFMDVSIDGDPVERMVFKLLSNVAPMTAENFRALCTGEKGTSPNTGKPLDYKGSFFHQVIKGSIVQGGDFVNRNGIFSMYPLHLNEDWWRKHIWLQVPG; from the exons ATGAAGGTTATCAG CCCAAGGAAgatgagaaagaagaagaagcccCTGGTGTTTATGGATGTGTCCATTGATGGAGATCCTGTTGAAAGGATGGTTTTCAAG CTTTTATCCAATGTTGCTCCCATGACTGCAGAAAACTTTCGTGCATTATGTACAG GAGAAAAAGGTACGAGTCCAAATACTGGAAAACCACTTGACTACAAGGGTTCTTTCTTCCATCAGGTTATAAAAGGTTCTATTGTGCAG GGAGGAGACTTTGTCAATCGAAATGGTATTTTTTCTATGTATCCATTGCATCTCAATGA GGACTGGTGGAGAAAGCATATATGGTTACAAGTTCCCGGGTGA